In Streptomyces canus, one DNA window encodes the following:
- a CDS encoding hydrogenase maturation protease, with the protein MNLPPTPGPRTLVAGIGNVFLGDDGFGVETARRLTERDLPGHVEVVDIGVRGVHLAYQLLDGYDTLVLVDATARGEAPGTLYVIEHDVGGGSPSPAAPALDGHRMTPDTVLALLGTLCAGTGGEPPRRVLVVGCEPASVDEGIGLSPPVSDAVPEAVRLIEELLRDGEPSVAQASTAEAPT; encoded by the coding sequence ATGAATCTTCCCCCAACGCCAGGTCCAAGGACGCTCGTGGCGGGCATCGGCAACGTCTTCCTCGGAGACGACGGCTTCGGGGTGGAGACCGCCCGCCGGCTCACCGAGCGCGACCTCCCCGGACACGTCGAGGTCGTGGACATCGGAGTGCGCGGCGTGCACCTCGCCTATCAGCTGCTGGACGGCTACGACACCCTCGTCCTCGTGGACGCCACGGCCCGCGGCGAAGCCCCCGGCACGCTGTACGTGATCGAGCACGACGTCGGCGGTGGGAGCCCTTCACCCGCCGCCCCCGCCCTGGACGGCCACCGGATGACCCCCGACACCGTCCTGGCACTGCTGGGCACCCTGTGCGCCGGAACCGGCGGCGAGCCCCCACGCCGCGTCCTGGTCGTGGGATGCGAACCGGCCTCGGTGGACGAGGGCATCGGTCTCAGCCCGCCGGTGTCCGACGCCGTACCCGAGGCCGTCCGGCTGATCGAAGAGCTGCTGCGGGACGGCGAGCCGTCCGTGGCGCAGGCCTCAACAGCTGAGGCTCCGACATGA
- a CDS encoding DUF6084 family protein yields MTAFSFACTGVRADQYAAGPTLVFRLRVTAADNARVHALALRCQIRIEPARRGYEPAEADGLADLFGERSRWGSTLQPVQFAQVSVMVPSFTGEIDTDLVVPCTYDMDIAATRYLNALTDGEVPLLMLFSGTAFTGTGGFQVEPVPWDREAAFRMPVSAWREMVEQHFPGCGWIRLPRDTMDALLAYRSRHALPSWEATVAALLEGADPPAHDPLRALTATTGRTDP; encoded by the coding sequence TCCGGCTGCGTGTCACCGCCGCCGACAACGCGCGCGTGCACGCCCTCGCGTTGCGCTGCCAGATCCGCATCGAACCCGCCCGCCGCGGCTACGAACCCGCCGAGGCCGACGGCCTCGCGGACCTCTTCGGCGAGCGCTCACGCTGGGGCAGCACGCTCCAGCCGGTGCAGTTCGCCCAGGTCTCGGTCATGGTCCCGAGCTTCACCGGAGAGATCGATACCGACCTCGTCGTGCCCTGCACCTACGACATGGACATCGCCGCCACCCGCTACCTCAACGCCCTCACCGACGGCGAGGTCCCCCTGCTGATGCTCTTCTCCGGTACGGCGTTCACCGGAACCGGCGGCTTCCAGGTGGAGCCCGTCCCATGGGACCGCGAGGCAGCCTTCCGGATGCCCGTCAGCGCCTGGCGGGAGATGGTCGAGCAGCACTTCCCCGGCTGCGGCTGGATCCGGCTTCCCCGCGACACCATGGACGCCCTCCTGGCCTACCGCTCCCGGCACGCCCTGCCCTCCTGGGAGGCGACCGTCGCGGCGCTGCTGGAGGGTGCCGACCCGCCCGCGCACGACCCGCTGCGCGCCCTCACCGCCACCACCGGAAGGACCGATCCGTGA